From one Triticum urartu cultivar G1812 chromosome 3, Tu2.1, whole genome shotgun sequence genomic stretch:
- the LOC125547467 gene encoding uncharacterized protein LOC125547467 — protein sequence MSPAVSLQSTMRPAAPGLGRQLHGSPPCHGPLLRPRRPRAMATVCCGAFRRDHYGGALVDEGMAVLRRRIREARMAETNYEAPPGWAAWEKRYYRAYVSDVSTLAGALQLLAMDTRPGVAAAVAALVLAGVPVSAVFALHLLGQAAGSVLHLVS from the coding sequence ATGTCGCCCGCCGTCTCATTGCAGTCGACGATGCGGCCAGCAGCCCCGGGACTTGGGCGCCAGCTGCACGGGTCGCCGCCCTGCCACGGTCCGCTGCTCCGACCGAGGAGGCCGCGGGCGATGGCGACGGTGTGCTGCGGTGCCTTCCGGCGGGACCACTACGGGGGCGCGCTGGTGGACGAGGGCATGGCGGTGCTTCGGCGGAGGATCCGGGAGGCGCGGATGGCCGAGACCAACTACGAGGCGCCGCCGGGGTGGGCGGCCTGGGAGAAGCGCTACTACCGGGCGTACGTCTCTGATGTGTCCACGCTCGCCGGCGCTCTGCAGTTGCTGGCCATGGATACCAGGCCCGGCGTCGCGGCTGCTGTTGCCGCGCTGGTGCTCGCCGGCGTGCCGGTGTCCGCCGTCTTCGCGCTGCACCTCCTTGGGCAGGCGGCGGGATCCGTTTTGCACCTTGTTTCTTGA